CCCTCTGGGCGTAACCGGTATCCGTCAGTCGTCCCAACGCTCGGCCATGCCTGCAACGTCAGAAATCCGCTGTACGGACCCAGAGTGCTTTCTGGACATGTTCGAGGTCCACTACACCTACGACCTGCCCGACGACCACGGCATCGAGGACCTCCAGTGTCCGGTCTGTGGCGGGACACAACTGGACGCCATCGAGCTGTAGACGGTTCCGGGAGGCGTTCGGCGAGGTATCGAAGAATTCTGTCGGCTCGGGGCGGGCACAAGGGCTTTGGTCGCGCCGACCGAACGAGTCGCTACATGCGAGACCTCCGTAAGTTCACCGAGTCCATCGGCGAGAACGTCCTGGAGAACGTCGGTCGCGCCGTCGGCCGCGCCCAAGAACACACCCCACTGCCGGTCGATTTGCTCGAGAGCGAGGACGCGTACCTGGCAGTGTTCGACGCGCCGGGTGCAGTCGGCAGCGACGTGCAGGTACGTCTCGAAGACCGGCGCGTCGAGGTCCGGATCGATCGCTTTCGGGACCCACGAGAGCACTTCGAGATGCGATTCCCCGGTCGCGGGTTGACACTCGACGGCCACGTAACGCTGCCTGTCGAGGCCAGTGTCGACGGCGACGCCGCCAGTGCGACTCTCCAAGAGAACGGGACGTTACACGTTCACGTCCCCAAGCGAGAGGGCGGAACGGCGGTCGATGTCGAGGCCGAGCACGAGGCTGGGGACGGCGACACGGACGAGACCGTCGGATCCGAGCAAGCAGCTCACGACGACGGACGGACCGACGGCGAGTGAAGTCACGCCGCTGTTCGTGAGTCCCTCGGGGAGACCAACCGCGATGAGTGTGATTCAAACAGGCGGATTCGTCCGGGTCTGACAGTCGGGGCCGGGTGGACACTCCCAGTCGGTCGCCAGTTCGAGCAACTGGACGAGCATGCGGGCGGTCGCCCCCCAGACGGTGTAGCCCTCGACGTGGAAGTAATGGAGGCGGACCGCCCCCTCGGTGGGATGGTCGCGACACTCCGTGTCGTAGTTGTCAACGTCGAGTAGCTTGGGGACGGGCAGGACGGCGATTTCGGCTACTTCAGCGTCGTGAGGATCGTATTCCCAGTCCGGGATCCGAGCGACGAACGGCCGGATCGCGTAGGCACTGACCGTCCGAATGTCGTCGAGTCGGCCGACGATGGACGCGTGGGTCGGTTCGAGTCCAACCTCTTCGTTCGATTCTCGCAGGGCTGTCGCTTCGAGATCCGTGTCGAACGGTTCGCGTCCGCCACCGGGAAAGCTCATCTGGCCAGGGTGGTCTTCGAGATGGTCGGCTCGTTTGGTAAACAACAGGTGGGGGCCGGTCGGCCGGTCGATCACACCAGCGAGCACCGCCGCTTCCCGTTCGTGGGTCACAGTGGTTGGATCGTGATCGGCGACCGGCCGAAGGTTCATACCCGAAATCAGTCGTCGATGGCCCTTAATTCGCTCGGGGCCTCACGCACCATCGGTCCCTTCGAGGGCAGCATCGAGACGGTCGCGAGTCGTCTCGAGGTCGACTGGTCCCCAGGCGTCTAGCTCGTAGCTCACGTCGAGGAGTTCGCGGACCCGGTGGTCGTTGCCCGCCTCGACGGCCCGGCTCGCGTCAGCCCGAAAGCGCTGCTCGGCTGCCGCCCCGAGTCGGTCGCGGTCGATCGACCGGTCGTCGATATCGAGGATGTGTGGCAGGTCACTCGCTCCGTCCGGAAGTTTCGGGAAGGCCGTCGGGCCGACGACGACCAGCGGCGTCTGGGTGCTCTCGTCGCTGAGTTCGAGCAAGTGATAGCTGTCGATCGCGTCTGCGATGGCCGCCTCGAATTCGTCTGGGTCGGACGCTATGCCCCGTTTGAACGCGAGTTCAGACAGGGCTGTCCGGAGTGTCGCCCGGGAGAGTGCACCGAACAGATCGACGACCCCGGCGATCTCGTCGGCTGAGAGGTTCATACTGGGCGTCCGGATGCGAGCCCCTTCAACGCGGCGGGGCGGGTCAGGGCACGTGCTCCGCACGGGCCTCCCGGGCGACGGTGGCGATCTGCTCGGGATCGAGGGGTGCGTCCCGCCAGGCCGGCAACTGCTCGGCGCTCGGTGGCTCGATCGCATCGGCGTAGGTCCTGACCTGCGTTCGCTCGCCCTCTCGATCGTACGTCAGGTCGTTGAACGCGGCATCGGCGGCGTAGCGCTCGATGAACGACCGGGCGGTCTCGCGGTACCGGTCGGGAAGCGTCTCGTAGTCGGGAGTGAGGCCGTGGGCTTGGACGGCCGTGAGCAACGCGTCTGCGACCTCGCTTGCCATCTCGCCCAGCCCCGACGGACCGCCAACGGCCCGGTGATCGTGTTCGTGCCTGCCGAGATCGACCTGGGCAGTGCCGTCGAAGCCAACCGCCGCGAACGCGTCACCGAGCGTACTGACTTCGAGGCCCCAACCGCGCGGCGGGGACAAGCGGGTCGCGAGATCGGCCGTCGCGGCGAACTCGCCGGCCAGGGCGTACCGGAACGCGCCCAGATACGCACAGATCGGTGCGTCGTGAGCGCCAGCGAGCGTCTCGACCAGGGGCGCGTACAGGAGCCGGAAGAGACGGCCGTAGAGGCGATCGTTCTCGACACGGGCGTAGTAGCCCTTCGAAAACGCGAACCCGTTTGCAAGCGGGAACAGGAGTCTCGGGACGTGCGTTCGGGCGTAGCTCTCGGCGTCGGCATCGTGGACAACGACGTACTCCGCACGCGCAGCCGCCAGCCCGAGTGCGAGCCAAACGTCACGACCTTTCCCGGTGGGGCCAGCGAGGCCCGCCTGATCGAGTGTCGTTTCGACTGCGGGGGCCGAACACCACAGGACTTCCAGGGGCAGGTCGAACGACGACAGCCACGCGCTGACGTCGGCGAGTTCCTCACTACTGGCTCGTAGCGGAACAATGACCTCACCGGGGGCAACGGTTTCAAGCGTCGAGAGAACGCGTTCGGCGGCCAGGCTGGCGTGGTCGCGACCGGTCATCGGGACGACGACCGCCGCCCGGTCGGTCGGGGCCGACGGGGCCGCCGAGTCGAAATCGTGGAGGGTCGCGATCCGCTGTTGAACGTACTCCATTGGATCGCTCTGCGACCGGGACGGACAGAAAGGTTACGCCCCCCGACGAGTGCCCATCGACGCGCACCTCACGCGCGAGCGACGGCGGGGAGTTTGCCGAGCCGATACAGGCCGAACAGCGCGACCGCACAGGCGACCAATCCGATCGCGAACGCCCGGTAGATGACGGGGAACGGGATCGCCGCGTCCCGCAACAGCCCGACGACCCAGCTGCCGGCCGCCTGGACCATCATCATCGTGGCGCTGTAGGCCGAGTAGGCGCTCGCCCGATGGCGGTCGGGCAGCGAGCCCAGGAGATAGGTGTCGGCGACGGGAAACAGCGAGTGGATCACGTAGCCCATCAGGACGCTGGTCCCGATCAACCAGGCCGGCCCGAGG
The sequence above is drawn from the Halorhabdus sp. CBA1104 genome and encodes:
- a CDS encoding CoA pyrophosphatase, with product MNLRPVADHDPTTVTHEREAAVLAGVIDRPTGPHLLFTKRADHLEDHPGQMSFPGGGREPFDTDLEATALRESNEEVGLEPTHASIVGRLDDIRTVSAYAIRPFVARIPDWEYDPHDAEVAEIAVLPVPKLLDVDNYDTECRDHPTEGAVRLHYFHVEGYTVWGATARMLVQLLELATDWECPPGPDCQTRTNPPV
- a CDS encoding glycosyl transferase family 2, with translation MEYVQQRIATLHDFDSAAPSAPTDRAAVVVPMTGRDHASLAAERVLSTLETVAPGEVIVPLRASSEELADVSAWLSSFDLPLEVLWCSAPAVETTLDQAGLAGPTGKGRDVWLALGLAAARAEYVVVHDADAESYARTHVPRLLFPLANGFAFSKGYYARVENDRLYGRLFRLLYAPLVETLAGAHDAPICAYLGAFRYALAGEFAATADLATRLSPPRGWGLEVSTLGDAFAAVGFDGTAQVDLGRHEHDHRAVGGPSGLGEMASEVADALLTAVQAHGLTPDYETLPDRYRETARSFIERYAADAAFNDLTYDREGERTQVRTYADAIEPPSAEQLPAWRDAPLDPEQIATVAREARAEHVP
- a CDS encoding Hsp20/alpha crystallin family protein, whose protein sequence is MRDLRKFTESIGENVLENVGRAVGRAQEHTPLPVDLLESEDAYLAVFDAPGAVGSDVQVRLEDRRVEVRIDRFRDPREHFEMRFPGRGLTLDGHVTLPVEASVDGDAASATLQENGTLHVHVPKREGGTAVDVEAEHEAGDGDTDETVGSEQAAHDDGRTDGE